The proteins below are encoded in one region of Paenibacillus sp. YYML68:
- a CDS encoding HRDC domain-containing protein: MNLMFLNSLEKAAASGEVRTAQVSIGEEQGVWHVMWSEQEENGRLRQESWYEGLHWEEMLAIFRERVFSKQCEGFHPLLEMKVSELSELDERSAQQQFLFYYSEQHANESLYEELRQWRIRQAAQESKRLYLVASNRLLKLIAAFVPHTEEELLQLPGMGRMRMERYGKELLAMTMQVERTTRFPLDWVNVQVSEAEVNGWLLQEKEKRRQTELEKETNKRLLLETIESGGRLEELQEKTKVARKELLEWVEELDRDGYDVMPLIDRVLESVPAEHVQQAWQAFEEQGDRYLKPVLQTIHSLDGMSGKELERHYEWLRLLRLKYRGLVRSQTSASEAS, translated from the coding sequence ATGAACTTGATGTTCCTGAACAGTCTGGAGAAGGCGGCAGCTTCTGGAGAAGTACGCACAGCGCAAGTATCGATCGGCGAGGAGCAGGGCGTATGGCACGTCATGTGGAGCGAGCAGGAGGAGAATGGGCGGCTTCGCCAAGAGAGCTGGTACGAGGGGCTGCACTGGGAGGAGATGCTGGCAATCTTCCGCGAGCGCGTCTTCTCGAAGCAATGCGAGGGCTTCCATCCGCTGCTCGAGATGAAGGTCAGTGAGCTGTCGGAGCTTGACGAGCGTTCCGCGCAGCAGCAATTTCTATTCTATTACAGCGAGCAGCACGCGAACGAGTCGCTCTATGAGGAGCTGCGCCAGTGGCGCATTCGTCAAGCGGCACAGGAGAGCAAGCGGCTGTATCTTGTCGCGAGCAACAGGCTGCTGAAGCTGATCGCCGCTTTCGTCCCGCATACCGAGGAGGAGCTGCTGCAGCTGCCAGGTATGGGTCGTATGCGAATGGAGCGTTATGGGAAGGAGCTGCTTGCGATGACGATGCAGGTGGAGCGTACGACGCGTTTTCCACTGGACTGGGTGAACGTACAGGTGAGTGAGGCGGAGGTGAACGGCTGGCTGCTGCAGGAGAAGGAGAAGCGGCGTCAAACCGAGCTGGAGAAGGAGACGAACAAGCGGCTGCTGCTGGAGACGATCGAGAGCGGCGGCCGACTGGAGGAGCTGCAGGAGAAGACGAAGGTTGCGCGCAAGGAGCTGCTCGAATGGGTGGAGGAGCTGGATCGAGACGGGTATGACGTCATGCCGCTCATCGACCGCGTGCTGGAGTCGGTACCGGCCGAGCACGTCCAGCAAGCGTGGCAGGCGTTCGAGGAGCAGGGTGACCGCTACTTGAAGCCGGTGCTGCAGACGATCCACAGCTTGGACGGAATGAGCGGGAAGGAGCTGGAGCGGCATTACGAATGGCTGCGCCTGCTGAGGCTGAAGTATCGCGGACTGGTGCGCAGTCAGACATCTGCTTCCGAGGCGAGCTGA
- the corA gene encoding magnesium/cobalt transporter CorA — translation MKARLVQDGIFTLVDDYTQTLEPPQHGFYWIDAEPEDLEILQPLFHLHELAVEDVLVEEEQRPKIELYDTHYFIVVNSIRFDDEEIFLRALNIFLGKHYIITITRQKINEIRALKPVLWEEEVTSPDQFLYHLMDLIVDNYTNVGDRIEAKLEKLEEDILMHTKKSHLNEIIGLRSEILWLKKVLIPQKEVLHTLNKKELRLISEPLRKYFGDIYENAVKISETFDTFRDLMGNLREAYQSSLASRANEIMRVFTALTTIFMPLTFITGIYGMNFEQMPGLESAHGGLVAIVVMICIGVAMFFLFRKKDWL, via the coding sequence ATGAAGGCACGCTTGGTACAAGACGGCATTTTTACACTTGTGGATGATTACACCCAGACCTTAGAGCCGCCGCAGCATGGGTTCTACTGGATTGACGCGGAGCCCGAGGATCTTGAGATTCTTCAACCGTTATTCCATCTTCACGAGCTTGCGGTGGAGGATGTGCTGGTTGAGGAGGAGCAGCGGCCGAAGATCGAGCTGTATGATACCCATTACTTTATCGTTGTCAATAGCATACGCTTCGACGATGAGGAGATTTTCTTGCGAGCCTTGAACATCTTCCTGGGCAAGCATTATATCATCACCATTACGCGGCAGAAGATTAATGAGATTCGCGCCTTGAAGCCTGTTCTGTGGGAGGAAGAGGTTACATCCCCAGACCAGTTCCTATACCATCTCATGGACTTAATTGTAGATAATTATACGAATGTCGGCGATCGGATCGAGGCGAAGCTCGAGAAGCTGGAGGAGGACATCCTCATGCACACGAAGAAGTCGCACTTGAACGAGATTATCGGACTGCGAAGCGAGATTCTGTGGCTGAAGAAGGTGCTCATTCCGCAGAAGGAAGTGCTCCATACGCTGAACAAGAAGGAGCTTCGATTGATCAGCGAGCCGCTGCGCAAATATTTCGGTGACATCTACGAGAACGCGGTCAAAATATCGGAGACGTTCGATACGTTCCGCGATCTGATGGGCAACCTTCGCGAGGCGTACCAATCGAGTCTGGCCAGCCGCGCGAACGAGATCATGCGCGTGTTCACCGCGCTGACGACGATCTTCATGCCGCTGACGTTCATCACCGGCATCTATGGAATGAATTTCGAGCAGATGCCCGGCCTTGAGTCGGCGCATGGTGGTCTTGTCGCCATCGTCGTCATGATCTGCATCGGTGTGGCGATGTTCTTCCTGTTTCGTAAGAAAGACTGGCTGTGA
- the metA gene encoding homoserine O-succinyltransferase, whose product MPIKVPDHLPAKEVLLQENIFVMDESVAFRQDIRPLRIAIVNLMPTKETTETQLLRLIGNTPLQVEFVLLHPKSHVSKNTSPEHLAQFYKTFDDIKHERMDGMIITGAPVETLDFEEVTYWEELKEIMEWSKTHVTSTFHICWAAQAGLYYHFGVPKYGLSEKVFGVFPHTINVPNVNLLRGFDEQYWAPQSRHTEVRREDIEAVPELEILSESPEAGVYIAATKDGKHIFVTGHSEYDACTLKGEYDRDISRGLEIAVPRNYYPNDDPSKPPLNTWRAHANLLFSNWLNYYVYQETPFDLYKGDYVI is encoded by the coding sequence ATGCCAATTAAAGTTCCAGACCATCTGCCGGCGAAGGAAGTATTGCTGCAAGAAAATATTTTCGTTATGGATGAAAGTGTAGCGTTCCGTCAAGACATAAGGCCGCTGCGTATCGCCATTGTCAACCTGATGCCGACGAAGGAGACGACCGAGACGCAGCTGCTCCGGCTCATCGGCAACACGCCGCTGCAGGTGGAATTCGTGCTGCTGCATCCGAAGTCGCACGTCTCCAAGAACACGTCACCGGAGCATCTGGCTCAATTCTACAAGACGTTCGACGACATTAAGCACGAGCGGATGGACGGGATGATTATTACAGGAGCCCCAGTTGAGACGCTGGACTTCGAGGAAGTGACCTACTGGGAGGAGCTCAAGGAAATTATGGAGTGGAGCAAGACGCACGTCACCTCCACCTTCCATATATGCTGGGCGGCGCAGGCCGGCTTGTACTACCACTTCGGCGTGCCGAAGTACGGTCTGAGCGAGAAGGTGTTCGGCGTATTCCCGCATACGATCAACGTGCCGAACGTCAACCTGCTGCGCGGCTTCGACGAGCAGTACTGGGCGCCGCAATCGCGGCATACCGAGGTGCGGCGTGAAGATATTGAGGCGGTGCCGGAGCTTGAGATTCTCTCCGAATCGCCAGAAGCAGGCGTATATATTGCAGCGACGAAGGACGGCAAGCACATCTTCGTGACCGGACATTCGGAGTACGATGCGTGTACGCTGAAGGGCGAATACGATCGAGACATCAGCCGTGGTCTTGAGATCGCTGTACCGAGAAATTATTACCCGAACGACGACCCGAGCAAGCCGCCGCTCAATACGTGGCGCGCTCATGCCAACCTCCTGTTCTCCAACTGGTTAAACTACTATGTCTATCAGGAAACGCCGTTCGATCTATATAAGGGGGATTATGTCATATGA
- a CDS encoding aminotransferase class I/II-fold pyridoxal phosphate-dependent enzyme, whose product MSQNDNNQRLRIESRLAQIGSQEEPVTGAVSFPIYQSTAFRHPKLGQSTGFDYARTKSPTRKVLEEAIAELESGDAGFACSSGMAALQTIFALFKQGDHLIVSLDLYGGTYRLLEKIMTRFGVTATYVDTNDLDALEASVQPGTKGLLIETPSNPLMMITDLAKVCDWAKSKGILSIVDNTLLTPYFQRPIELGADIVIHSATKYLGGHNDVLAGLIVTKGKELSEEMAFLHNSIGAVLGPQDSWLLMRGMKTLALRMERHQENATKIATFLESHPEVEAVYYPALPTHPGHDIQSRQSSGNTGIFSFKMKDARYIEPILRHIKLIAFAESLGGVESLMTYPAVQTHADIPADIRQKVGVDDKLLRYSVGIEHADDLIADLSHAIEQAKQELESGMASVNV is encoded by the coding sequence ATGAGTCAGAACGACAACAATCAACGACTTCGTATTGAAAGCCGTCTTGCCCAGATCGGATCTCAGGAGGAGCCGGTAACCGGCGCCGTTAGCTTCCCGATCTACCAGTCTACGGCGTTCCGCCATCCGAAGCTTGGGCAGAGCACAGGCTTCGACTATGCCCGTACGAAGAGCCCGACGCGCAAGGTGCTCGAGGAGGCAATTGCCGAGCTCGAGTCCGGCGACGCAGGCTTCGCCTGCAGCTCGGGTATGGCTGCGCTGCAGACGATCTTCGCGCTATTCAAGCAAGGCGATCACCTGATCGTCTCGCTCGATCTGTACGGCGGGACGTACCGACTGCTGGAGAAGATTATGACGCGCTTCGGCGTCACAGCGACCTATGTCGATACGAATGACCTGGATGCACTGGAGGCAAGTGTACAGCCGGGAACGAAGGGGCTGCTCATTGAGACGCCGAGTAATCCGCTCATGATGATTACCGATCTTGCGAAGGTGTGCGACTGGGCGAAGTCGAAGGGTATCTTGTCGATCGTCGACAATACGCTGCTGACCCCGTACTTCCAGCGTCCGATCGAGCTTGGGGCAGATATTGTCATTCATAGCGCGACCAAATATTTAGGCGGACATAACGACGTGCTGGCCGGGTTGATCGTCACGAAGGGCAAGGAGCTGTCCGAGGAGATGGCGTTCCTGCATAACTCGATCGGTGCGGTGCTCGGTCCGCAGGACAGCTGGCTGCTGATGCGCGGCATGAAGACGCTGGCGCTGCGGATGGAGCGTCATCAGGAGAACGCGACGAAGATCGCGACGTTCCTCGAGTCGCATCCGGAGGTTGAAGCCGTCTATTACCCGGCGTTGCCGACACATCCGGGCCATGACATCCAATCGCGTCAATCGTCCGGCAATACAGGCATCTTCTCCTTCAAGATGAAGGATGCCCGCTACATCGAGCCGATTCTGCGTCACATTAAGCTGATCGCCTTCGCGGAGAGCCTTGGCGGCGTCGAGTCGCTGATGACGTATCCGGCCGTGCAGACGCACGCGGACATTCCGGCTGACATTCGTCAGAAGGTTGGCGTCGATGATAAGCTGCTCCGCTACTCCGTCGGTATCGAGCACGCGGATGATCTCATTGCGGATCTGTCGCATGCGATCGAGCAGGCGAAGCAGGAGCTGGAGTCAGGCATGGCGTCAGTCAACGTGTAG
- a CDS encoding EAL domain-containing protein: MRHTWLPDDWKSRLMMLLRLPCSDHSLRFFPPDFTLRDPVTTTVKKYRKKNHTFSLILLHLENYHHLFAVSSYTSTATLLEQIRKGIIQLLPAHFHPSDILGVQQYGEEDFCILMKDKSGLEFDGLLRKANQLKRELESLLSQQVHVSHGLPAAFAAGCYVIDQEIEDTAVAIRTGYHYARSIATRKLPANFSKAREQLLDIVKNENISVLAQPIMNLSDGEIFGWEILTRGPSNTPFHTPAELFDLAHQADLLSRMEFLVLKKAFGQIAERGIKEQVFINVTPISLGHPLFLNQLLDIMKLYPEVFPSQIVFEITERHAIRDFEHLGKVMRAFRTHGFRFAVDDAGAGYSSLQSISELIPDMIKIDKSVISNIDQLSVKQSLLKSLKQFAEHINCEVIAEGVERKEEASMLYDMKVNMVQGYYFARPQPLVTDQERKQQLKLVKDMITQNHQANSA; encoded by the coding sequence ATGAGGCATACATGGTTACCGGATGACTGGAAGAGTCGGCTGATGATGCTGCTTAGGCTGCCGTGCTCGGATCATTCTCTGCGATTTTTCCCCCCTGATTTTACGCTTCGCGATCCCGTTACGACAACGGTCAAGAAGTATCGGAAGAAGAACCACACCTTCTCGTTGATTCTTCTCCATTTGGAAAACTATCATCATTTATTTGCCGTATCCTCTTATACATCAACAGCCACGCTTCTGGAGCAAATACGGAAGGGTATTATACAGCTGCTGCCTGCCCATTTTCATCCATCGGATATATTGGGCGTTCAGCAGTACGGTGAAGAAGATTTCTGTATATTAATGAAGGACAAGTCCGGACTTGAGTTCGATGGGCTGCTCCGCAAGGCGAATCAGCTGAAGCGTGAGCTGGAGAGTCTGTTGTCGCAGCAAGTGCATGTAAGTCATGGTCTACCTGCCGCATTCGCGGCTGGCTGCTATGTGATCGATCAAGAGATCGAGGATACGGCTGTAGCGATCCGTACCGGCTATCATTATGCGCGGTCGATTGCGACTCGTAAGTTGCCAGCGAACTTCAGCAAGGCGCGGGAGCAGCTGCTGGACATCGTGAAGAATGAGAACATATCGGTGCTGGCACAGCCGATCATGAATTTGTCCGACGGCGAGATATTCGGCTGGGAGATTCTGACCCGCGGCCCGTCCAATACCCCATTCCATACGCCGGCGGAGCTGTTCGACCTTGCGCATCAGGCTGATCTTCTATCGCGCATGGAGTTTCTCGTGCTGAAGAAGGCATTCGGGCAAATTGCGGAGCGGGGCATCAAGGAGCAAGTATTCATCAATGTGACACCGATCTCGCTCGGCCATCCATTGTTCCTGAACCAGCTGCTGGACATTATGAAGCTGTACCCGGAGGTGTTCCCCTCCCAGATTGTCTTCGAGATTACAGAGCGGCATGCGATTCGCGACTTCGAGCATCTGGGCAAGGTGATGCGCGCGTTCCGCACGCACGGCTTCCGCTTCGCCGTCGACGACGCAGGGGCTGGCTATTCGAGTCTGCAGTCGATCTCGGAGCTTATTCCCGACATGATCAAGATTGACAAATCGGTCATCTCGAACATCGATCAGCTGTCTGTGAAGCAGTCGCTGCTCAAGTCGCTTAAGCAGTTCGCCGAGCATATTAATTGCGAGGTTATTGCCGAAGGTGTTGAGCGTAAGGAAGAAGCGAGCATGCTGTACGATATGAAGGTGAACATGGTGCAGGGCTATTACTTTGCCCGGCCGCAGCCGCTCGTGACCGACCAAGAGCGTAAGCAGCAGCTGAAGCTCGTCAAGGATATGATTACCCAGAATCATCAGGCGAACAGTGCGTAG
- the mqnC gene encoding cyclic dehypoxanthinyl futalosine synthase: MNAVDRILEHALAGNRISVEDCATLYASDEIEKMGHAANQLMLRHHPEPITTFVIGRNVNYTNICDVYCRFCAFYRAPGSKEGYVLPDETIYSKIQETIDVGGTEILMQGGTNPDLPFSYYTNILRGIKERFPHITMHSFSPAEIMKMKEVSEGLSLEEVVRALHEAGLDSLPGGGAEILDDRTRMKISRKKGSWQEWMDVMKTAHRIGMNTTATMVIGFGETNEERALHLLRIREAQDACLAAGYKSEGFLAFISWTFQPDNTNLKAEKLGADAYLKNVAISRIMLDNIKNFQSSWVTMGPDVGKLSLHYGCNDFGSTMIEENVVSAAGTTHKVNIASTLQLIREAGKIPAQRNTRYEILRVFDDESKQVENDFVMQN; the protein is encoded by the coding sequence ATGAATGCTGTCGACCGGATATTAGAGCATGCACTGGCGGGCAACCGGATTAGTGTGGAGGATTGCGCGACCTTGTATGCATCCGACGAGATTGAGAAGATGGGACATGCTGCGAACCAGCTGATGCTAAGACATCATCCGGAGCCGATTACGACGTTCGTCATCGGGCGCAACGTGAACTATACGAATATATGTGATGTGTATTGCCGGTTCTGCGCGTTCTACCGCGCGCCGGGCTCGAAGGAAGGCTATGTGCTGCCCGATGAGACGATCTATAGCAAGATTCAGGAGACGATCGACGTCGGCGGTACCGAAATCTTAATGCAGGGCGGGACGAATCCGGACCTGCCGTTCAGCTATTACACGAACATTCTGCGTGGGATTAAGGAAAGATTCCCACACATTACAATGCATTCCTTCTCGCCTGCGGAAATTATGAAGATGAAGGAAGTATCTGAAGGATTGTCGCTCGAGGAAGTGGTGCGCGCTCTGCATGAAGCAGGTCTTGACTCGCTGCCAGGTGGCGGAGCGGAAATACTCGATGATCGGACACGAATGAAGATCAGCCGCAAGAAGGGCTCGTGGCAGGAGTGGATGGACGTCATGAAGACGGCTCATCGCATCGGCATGAACACGACAGCGACGATGGTCATCGGCTTCGGTGAGACGAACGAGGAGCGTGCGCTGCACCTGCTGCGCATTCGTGAGGCGCAGGACGCTTGTCTCGCGGCTGGCTACAAGTCCGAAGGCTTCCTCGCGTTCATCTCGTGGACGTTCCAGCCGGACAACACGAACCTGAAGGCGGAGAAGCTCGGGGCGGATGCGTACCTGAAGAACGTCGCGATCAGCCGCATTATGCTCGACAACATTAAGAACTTCCAGTCGTCGTGGGTGACGATGGGGCCTGATGTTGGCAAGCTGTCGCTGCATTATGGCTGCAACGACTTCGGCTCGACGATGATCGAGGAGAACGTCGTCTCGGCCGCGGGCACGACGCATAAGGTGAACATCGCCTCGACGCTGCAGCTGATCCGTGAAGCGGGCAAAATCCCGGCGCAGCGCAACACGCGCTACGAGATTTTGCGCGTGTTCGACGATGAGTCGAAGCAGGTGGAGAACGACTTCGTGATGCAGAATTAG
- a CDS encoding L,D-transpeptidase family protein — MPSSNGRFPSPHAGQLVHLHKNIYVNRHDPLYHDKVIRYLDPHSPEAHYYLGNHYERKGNRLKALQHYQEAMAVYPSDYYYKASSAIRRLHQAEERAAQAAALATATQAGTSVTKEEASGSLPSFMKAVLIVLLLMNVALLLVFFMPTIVPKVVSELKPWFVGKAVTYEVLETPFLVHLPADASKETISDLLHRKTVQLSEAHPSSSIVVYGIAAAGGSTGAATGPLKAVPLVSPEWKEQAFVIAEYNPLVDSAVRIRFVQPKAYEKQNAWSANLVRTALAAYIEEHGSAPDKLEQLLADYPHNYLSFLPSEAHTGSDQVRAFFDGTGGWVYRPAARSLADMFVPNVGDSDAPPASAPYEPMQLLVDTDEHRLLLVSGSRAIAQLAIGVGAAGHETPAGTYAVSERVLQPAGRSPGVYGEAALGLGAIAVHGTADASSIGAGKSLGCIRVANADMARLYPLVPRGTQVIVAGADAAPGPKLPPAAAQAGDTTSASVAIDEALADALLADWQRTSLARAAGERAPGKLFSWLG; from the coding sequence ATGCCGTCATCTAACGGACGTTTCCCTTCCCCACATGCGGGACAGCTCGTTCATCTGCACAAAAATATATATGTGAACCGTCACGATCCGCTCTATCATGACAAGGTCATTCGTTACCTGGATCCGCATTCGCCAGAGGCCCATTATTACCTAGGCAATCATTATGAGCGCAAGGGGAATCGACTCAAGGCGCTGCAGCATTATCAGGAAGCGATGGCCGTCTACCCATCCGATTATTACTATAAGGCTTCCAGCGCTATTCGAAGGCTGCATCAGGCTGAGGAGCGTGCAGCTCAAGCCGCAGCGCTGGCCACTGCAACACAAGCCGGTACGTCGGTTACGAAGGAGGAAGCTTCGGGAAGCCTTCCGTCGTTTATGAAGGCAGTGCTCATCGTTCTCCTGCTCATGAACGTTGCTCTGCTGCTGGTTTTCTTCATGCCGACAATTGTGCCCAAGGTCGTATCGGAGCTGAAGCCGTGGTTCGTCGGTAAGGCCGTGACCTATGAAGTGTTAGAAACGCCGTTCCTCGTCCATCTGCCTGCAGATGCGTCCAAGGAGACGATCTCCGACCTGCTGCACCGCAAGACGGTTCAGCTCTCCGAAGCGCATCCTAGCTCCTCCATTGTCGTCTATGGAATCGCAGCGGCTGGCGGATCGACCGGAGCTGCAACGGGACCGCTCAAGGCGGTGCCGCTCGTCAGTCCGGAATGGAAGGAGCAGGCGTTCGTAATCGCTGAATATAATCCGCTCGTGGATTCTGCGGTTCGCATTCGGTTCGTTCAGCCGAAGGCGTACGAGAAGCAGAACGCTTGGTCGGCCAATCTCGTGCGCACCGCGCTCGCCGCCTATATCGAGGAGCATGGATCAGCGCCGGACAAGCTTGAGCAGCTGCTAGCTGATTACCCGCATAATTACTTGAGCTTTCTGCCTTCAGAGGCGCACACAGGCTCGGACCAGGTCCGAGCTTTTTTCGATGGAACGGGTGGATGGGTGTATCGGCCAGCGGCGAGGAGCCTCGCAGACATGTTCGTGCCGAACGTCGGCGACAGCGATGCGCCGCCAGCATCGGCTCCTTACGAGCCGATGCAGCTGCTCGTCGACACGGACGAGCATAGACTGCTGCTCGTCAGCGGCAGTCGGGCGATCGCACAGCTCGCGATCGGCGTCGGCGCAGCCGGACATGAGACACCGGCGGGCACGTACGCCGTGTCAGAGCGAGTGCTGCAGCCGGCGGGACGCTCGCCGGGCGTCTATGGCGAAGCCGCGCTCGGACTCGGCGCGATCGCGGTTCACGGCACCGCCGATGCGAGCTCCATCGGCGCAGGCAAGTCGCTTGGCTGCATTCGCGTCGCCAATGCGGACATGGCCCGCCTGTACCCGCTCGTGCCGCGCGGGACGCAGGTGATTGTCGCCGGGGCGGACGCCGCCCCCGGCCCGAAGCTGCCGCCCGCCGCCGCGCAGGCGGGCGACACAACGAGCGCCTCGGTCGCGATCGACGAGGCGCTGGCCGATGCGCTGCTGGCCGACTGGCAGCGCACATCCCTCGCGCGCGCGGCAGGCGAGCGCGCGCCCGGCAAGCTGTTCAGCTGGCTCGGATGA
- a CDS encoding putative sporulation protein YtxC: MKLLTVLAWNRSDAQAEQLYRWISGSGNRLHNKDLIHITLDRQAQAHAIGIYGKLPAFQLATDGPQLYEELSQSLAAYMIQVEEPRLLRRLIRDEFKYSEEIDICRILDYCKQLLDAPCTTELNEAGPEAYTRRRDKIAVEIAEFLESQTELNLDGFLRFRLHDYKQELRDVVEYAVDEFVMDRQYQEFISLLQYFVYIQEAKVPFVHLIHKGGNDFLLLDDQMEPIDTNDPDSVVTLELLESDMNFEDMIVSTLITVSPKKVYIHTREPNTQVIKTITQIFENRVELCSYCRLCQNLDRSTAAEYNKG; the protein is encoded by the coding sequence ATGAAGCTGTTAACGGTGCTTGCATGGAACCGATCGGACGCTCAAGCAGAGCAGCTGTATCGATGGATTTCCGGCTCCGGCAATAGGCTACATAATAAAGATTTGATCCATATTACCCTCGACAGGCAGGCGCAGGCGCATGCGATTGGCATATACGGGAAGCTACCCGCCTTTCAACTGGCAACCGACGGGCCGCAGCTGTATGAGGAGCTGTCCCAGTCGCTGGCGGCATATATGATTCAAGTCGAGGAGCCTCGACTTCTGCGCAGGCTGATTCGCGATGAGTTCAAATACAGTGAAGAGATTGACATCTGTCGCATTCTCGACTATTGCAAGCAGCTGCTCGATGCGCCGTGTACGACAGAGCTGAACGAAGCAGGTCCTGAGGCTTATACGAGGCGAAGGGACAAGATTGCAGTAGAGATTGCCGAATTCCTTGAATCGCAGACAGAGCTGAATCTGGATGGATTCTTACGATTCCGGCTACATGATTACAAGCAGGAGCTACGCGATGTCGTTGAATACGCAGTCGATGAATTCGTCATGGACCGGCAGTATCAAGAGTTTATATCGCTGCTCCAATATTTCGTATACATTCAAGAGGCGAAGGTGCCTTTCGTTCATTTGATCCATAAAGGTGGAAACGATTTCCTACTGCTTGACGATCAGATGGAGCCGATCGATACGAACGATCCGGATTCGGTCGTGACGCTGGAGCTGCTTGAATCGGACATGAACTTCGAGGATATGATCGTCAGCACGCTCATTACGGTATCGCCGAAGAAGGTGTACATTCATACGCGAGAGCCGAATACGCAGGTGATCAAGACGATTACGCAAATTTTCGAAAATCGGGTGGAGCTGTGCAGCTACTGCCGTCTCTGCCAAAATCTTGACCGCTCGACGGCTGCTGAATATAATAAAGGGTAA